A single genomic interval of Alistipes provencensis harbors:
- a CDS encoding fimbrillin family protein: protein MRKPSFSTMCVLALLVAGCQNSDDDNRGLEYDTLRVNFKGSMTNGAWETGAEVGIFASCTRNDAQDTPMSTNANAKYTAAAAGESASLSSTTEADDIVADASDHNFRFYAYYPYSGAAADRKAIAAAAPTEQPYTGRANGGLYTASKSVTTVVPTVELEFRNIFATMELYLPNDLLDEDGNSVVKTLTLKPAVAENFSGALAVSGTYDLTTGAFTENPASRSQQIAVDFGAQGLTLSEAYTKVPLVVAPFTVPEGGFEVTFTDRDDRQSSLTILAKAEDAGTVLAAGEVSKQYLSASDDGIIPVTFPVVFPLGYENGNYVFSATTQPQWLTDGLWICPSQTQAYAKWIKASDPSESYTQKIEYVNSASKIGSPGIKGVWTGDYFEFTLPVKKFAAGTSVTLTFPMYTRQGPVFWDIEYLDGEEWKCNREMVTCYDPNYSMECTYSLIRGGKVIEHTMTFANEVKSGELKFRIKCADGSIQADTDTKVAVRTTPWVSSSAYAAPFYLYLEGSDIKSVTFSTN from the coding sequence ATGAGAAAACCAAGTTTTTCGACCATGTGTGTGCTTGCCCTGCTGGTTGCCGGATGCCAGAATTCCGACGACGACAACCGGGGGCTGGAGTATGACACGCTCCGTGTCAACTTCAAGGGGAGCATGACGAACGGGGCCTGGGAAACGGGCGCCGAAGTCGGCATTTTCGCCTCCTGCACACGCAACGATGCACAGGATACTCCGATGAGCACGAACGCCAACGCCAAATATACGGCGGCGGCAGCCGGTGAGTCGGCGTCGCTCAGCAGCACCACGGAAGCGGACGACATCGTCGCCGACGCCTCGGACCACAACTTCCGCTTCTACGCCTACTACCCCTATTCGGGTGCGGCAGCCGACCGAAAAGCCATCGCAGCGGCGGCCCCGACCGAACAGCCCTACACCGGACGGGCGAACGGCGGTCTTTACACGGCTTCGAAGTCCGTGACGACCGTAGTACCTACCGTGGAGCTGGAGTTCCGCAACATTTTCGCCACGATGGAGCTCTACCTGCCCAACGACCTGCTGGACGAGGACGGCAACTCGGTGGTGAAGACGCTGACGCTGAAACCTGCCGTGGCGGAGAATTTCAGCGGGGCACTGGCCGTGAGCGGAACCTACGACCTCACGACGGGAGCCTTCACCGAAAACCCCGCATCGCGGTCGCAGCAGATTGCCGTGGACTTCGGCGCCCAAGGCCTCACGCTGAGCGAAGCCTACACGAAAGTGCCGCTCGTCGTGGCTCCTTTCACGGTCCCGGAGGGCGGATTCGAGGTGACGTTCACCGACAGGGACGACCGGCAGAGTTCGCTGACGATCCTCGCCAAAGCCGAGGATGCGGGCACCGTGCTGGCCGCCGGCGAGGTGTCAAAGCAGTACCTCAGCGCCAGCGACGACGGCATCATCCCCGTGACGTTCCCCGTGGTCTTCCCGCTGGGATACGAAAACGGAAATTATGTCTTCTCGGCAACGACACAGCCCCAGTGGCTGACCGACGGTCTCTGGATATGTCCCTCGCAGACCCAAGCCTATGCGAAGTGGATCAAGGCATCCGACCCGAGCGAGAGCTACACGCAGAAAATCGAATATGTGAACAGCGCCAGCAAGATCGGGTCCCCGGGCATCAAGGGCGTCTGGACGGGCGATTATTTCGAATTCACGCTGCCGGTCAAGAAATTCGCGGCGGGAACCTCCGTCACGCTCACCTTCCCGATGTACACCCGTCAAGGCCCGGTATTCTGGGATATCGAATACCTCGACGGCGAGGAGTGGAAATGCAACAGGGAGATGGTCACCTGCTACGACCCCAATTACAGCATGGAGTGTACCTATTCGCTGATCCGCGGCGGCAAGGTCATCGAGCACACCATGACCTTCGCAAACGAGGTCAAGAGCGGCGAGCTCAAATTCCGGATCAAATGCGCCGACGGAAGCATTCAGGCGGACACCGATACCAAAGTCGCCGTACGCACGACTCCATGGGTCAGCAGTTCGGCTTATGCCGCCCCGTTCTACCTCTATCTGGAGGGATCGGACATAAAGAGCGTAACATTCTCGACAAACTGA
- a CDS encoding dipeptidyl-peptidase 3 family protein has product MKKIVSMSFTAIALAACSQSPKGEAPWIVDRFDDIKVIRYEVPGFDSLPLEEKELVYYLAEAAKCGRDIFFDQNCPVNLPVRRTLEVVYENYAGDRTTPEWKALEKYLKKVWFANGIHHHYSNDKFVPEFTEQYFLDACESIPVERFGELSDMIGVVCNAIFNPEMYKTRLNQRAGDDLLWTSSSNYYSNVRQAEAEKFYADMAAADANNPEPISYGLNSQLVKEEKTGRIYERVWKVGGMYSPAIERIVYWLEKAQAVAKEPQKSNIAALISYYKTGDLKEFDRYNIGWVKDTVSNVDFINGFIEDYGDPLGRKAAWEGNVNFMDKEACHRTEVISENAQWFEDHSPVAEAYRKPVVKGVSAKVITVAMLGGDCYPSTPIGINLPNADWIRKEYGSKSVTIDNITYAYDMAAHGNGFNEEFVLRAEDRERMDKYGKLADDLHTDLHECLGHGSGQLAPGVKGGELKSYNSTLEETRADLFGLYYLGDPKLVELGLVPSFDVAKAGYAKYILNGMMTQLARVELGKNVEESHMRNRKLIAEWCYERGKADNVIEVVKENGKTYVVVNDFEKLRQLFGEMLREVQRIKSEGDYEAGRKLVEQYAVVVDPELHKEVRDRYYALNIEPYGGFVNPEFELVEKDGRIVDVKISYPANYVEQMLGYSKEYSFLPNIN; this is encoded by the coding sequence ATGAAAAAAATCGTATCTATGTCTTTTACCGCTATTGCGCTTGCTGCGTGCAGCCAGTCGCCGAAGGGCGAGGCACCGTGGATCGTCGACCGTTTCGACGACATCAAGGTCATCCGTTACGAAGTCCCCGGCTTCGACTCCCTGCCGCTTGAGGAGAAGGAGCTCGTCTATTATCTGGCCGAGGCGGCCAAGTGCGGGCGCGACATCTTCTTCGACCAGAACTGCCCCGTCAATCTCCCCGTGCGCCGCACGCTGGAGGTGGTCTATGAGAATTACGCCGGAGACCGCACGACCCCCGAATGGAAGGCGCTGGAGAAGTATCTGAAAAAGGTGTGGTTCGCCAACGGCATCCATCACCACTATTCGAACGACAAGTTCGTGCCCGAATTCACCGAGCAGTATTTCCTCGATGCCTGCGAGTCGATCCCCGTGGAGCGTTTCGGCGAGCTGAGCGACATGATCGGCGTGGTCTGCAACGCGATCTTCAACCCCGAGATGTACAAGACGCGGCTGAACCAGCGGGCCGGCGACGATCTGCTGTGGACCTCGTCGAGCAACTATTACAGCAACGTGCGTCAGGCCGAGGCCGAAAAATTCTACGCCGACATGGCCGCCGCCGATGCGAACAACCCCGAACCGATCTCCTATGGGCTCAATTCGCAGTTGGTGAAGGAGGAGAAGACCGGCCGCATCTACGAGCGAGTCTGGAAGGTGGGCGGCATGTACTCGCCGGCCATCGAGCGGATCGTCTACTGGCTCGAAAAGGCGCAGGCCGTGGCCAAAGAGCCGCAGAAGAGCAACATCGCGGCGCTCATCAGCTATTATAAGACGGGCGACCTGAAGGAGTTCGACCGTTACAACATCGGCTGGGTGAAGGACACCGTGTCGAACGTCGACTTCATCAACGGCTTCATCGAGGACTACGGCGATCCGCTGGGCCGCAAGGCGGCGTGGGAAGGCAACGTCAACTTCATGGACAAGGAGGCCTGCCACCGCACGGAGGTCATTTCCGAGAACGCCCAGTGGTTCGAGGACCATTCGCCCGTGGCCGAGGCTTACCGCAAGCCGGTCGTCAAGGGCGTTTCGGCCAAGGTCATCACCGTGGCGATGCTGGGCGGCGACTGCTATCCCTCGACGCCCATCGGCATCAACCTGCCCAACGCCGACTGGATTCGCAAGGAGTACGGTTCGAAGTCGGTCACCATCGACAACATCACCTATGCTTATGATATGGCCGCCCACGGCAACGGTTTCAACGAGGAGTTCGTGCTCCGCGCCGAGGACCGTGAGCGGATGGACAAATACGGCAAACTGGCCGACGACCTCCACACCGACCTCCACGAGTGTCTGGGCCACGGTTCGGGCCAGTTGGCGCCGGGTGTGAAGGGCGGTGAGCTGAAGAGTTACAACTCGACGCTCGAAGAGACCCGCGCCGACCTCTTCGGCCTCTACTATCTGGGCGACCCCAAGCTGGTCGAGCTGGGGCTGGTGCCGTCGTTCGACGTGGCCAAGGCCGGTTATGCGAAATACATTCTGAACGGCATGATGACCCAGTTGGCGCGTGTCGAGCTGGGCAAGAACGTCGAGGAGTCGCACATGCGCAACCGCAAGCTGATTGCCGAGTGGTGCTACGAGCGCGGCAAGGCCGACAACGTGATCGAGGTGGTGAAGGAGAACGGCAAGACCTATGTGGTGGTCAACGATTTCGAGAAACTGCGCCAGCTCTTCGGCGAGATGCTCCGCGAGGTGCAGCGCATCAAGTCCGAGGGTGATTACGAGGCCGGTCGCAAGCTGGTCGAGCAATATGCCGTCGTGGTCGATCCCGAACTGCACAAGGAGGTCCGCGACCGCTACTATGCGCTCAACATCGAGCCTTACGGCGGCTTCGTGAATCCCGAATTCGAACTGGTGGAGAAGGACGGCAGGATCGTCGACGTGAAGATCTCCTACCCGGCCAATTATGTGGAGCAGATGCTCGGCTATTCGAAGGAGTATTCGTTCCTGCCCAACATCAATTAG
- the rd gene encoding rubredoxin — MKKYRCVVCEWVYDPAVGDPDGGIAPGTPFEEIPDDWACPVCGVDKSNFEEVEE, encoded by the coding sequence ATGAAAAAGTATCGTTGTGTAGTCTGCGAATGGGTTTACGACCCCGCAGTCGGCGATCCCGACGGAGGTATCGCCCCCGGAACGCCTTTCGAAGAGATTCCCGACGACTGGGCATGCCCCGTCTGCGGCGTCGACAAGAGCAATTTCGAAGAGGTCGAGGAGTAG
- a CDS encoding PH domain-containing protein, with protein MQSIYKYRFDRHTIYWTLIYLVVFILLGGLLYHLYEGGYLSAWFTSFIVALIALMSLSIPRRIVVSDKTVEVRCLLDITEIRRDEIASVRRVDARRMQWFVPIFGGCGFFGYYGHFIDLRRLERVRLYASEWRNFVEIVDIYEDRLYVSCAEADRLVAELTPPGGNRPDEEDEDNPNEEA; from the coding sequence ATGCAGAGCATCTATAAATACCGTTTCGACCGTCACACGATCTACTGGACGCTGATCTACCTAGTGGTTTTCATCCTTCTGGGCGGACTGCTCTACCATTTGTACGAAGGGGGTTACCTTTCGGCGTGGTTCACGTCGTTCATCGTGGCGCTCATCGCCCTGATGTCGCTGTCGATACCCCGCCGGATCGTCGTGTCGGACAAGACGGTCGAGGTCCGCTGTCTGCTGGACATCACCGAAATCCGCCGCGACGAAATCGCCTCGGTGCGCCGTGTGGACGCCCGGCGGATGCAGTGGTTCGTGCCGATCTTCGGCGGCTGCGGGTTCTTCGGCTACTACGGCCATTTCATCGACCTGCGCCGGCTGGAACGCGTGCGGCTCTACGCTTCGGAGTGGCGCAATTTCGTCGAGATCGTCGACATCTACGAGGACCGGCTCTACGTCTCGTGCGCCGAGGCCGACCGCCTCGTGGCCGAACTCACCCCGCCCGGCGGCAACCGTCCCGACGAGGAGGATGAGGACAACCCAAATGAAGAGGCATAA
- a CDS encoding IspD/TarI family cytidylyltransferase, with translation MERTGIIIVAGGSGRRAGGARPKQFAFLAGMPVLARTINNFAAAMPGAEIVAVLPEQHIEFWNNLAARFDVAAHRVVAGGAERFDSVKNGLAALTTDPELIAVQDGVRPLGTAAMIRRVAAAAARRVAAAAARHGAAVPVVEAVDSFRETEGEPDSKGIVPSRIVDRRRLRIVQTPQFFRADVLRRAYGADYRAEFTDDASVVEAAGHPVCLAEGERGNLKLTTPEDFIIAEALIAAREEAEEEPTTTDAEHL, from the coding sequence ATGGAACGCACGGGAATCATCATCGTAGCCGGAGGCAGCGGACGCCGCGCAGGAGGTGCGCGTCCCAAGCAGTTCGCATTTCTGGCGGGCATGCCCGTACTGGCGCGCACGATCAACAATTTCGCCGCGGCGATGCCCGGGGCGGAGATCGTGGCCGTACTGCCGGAGCAGCACATCGAATTCTGGAACAACCTCGCCGCCCGTTTCGACGTGGCGGCGCACCGCGTCGTCGCGGGCGGCGCGGAGCGTTTCGACTCGGTCAAGAACGGGCTCGCGGCGCTGACGACCGACCCCGAACTGATCGCCGTGCAGGACGGCGTGCGGCCGCTGGGAACGGCCGCCATGATCCGCCGCGTAGCCGCAGCCGCAGCCCGGCGCGTAGCCGCAGCCGCAGCCCGGCACGGGGCCGCCGTACCGGTCGTGGAGGCCGTCGATTCGTTCCGCGAAACGGAGGGGGAACCCGACTCGAAGGGCATCGTCCCCTCGCGGATCGTCGACCGCCGCCGGCTGCGCATCGTGCAGACCCCGCAGTTCTTCCGCGCCGACGTACTGCGCCGCGCTTACGGGGCGGACTACCGCGCGGAGTTCACCGACGACGCTTCGGTGGTCGAGGCCGCCGGGCACCCGGTATGTCTCGCCGAGGGCGAGCGCGGCAACCTGAAACTGACGACCCCGGAAGATTTCATCATCGCCGAGGCCCTGATCGCCGCCCGCGAAGAGGCTGAGGAAGAACCTACGACGACCGATGCAGAGCATCTATAA
- a CDS encoding M23 family metallopeptidase has product MKSLKVTICALLLLTAGACNRTQGPAAETEGTEEARNLLYGIDADNYRTETGEVGSGETMGKILNGFGVSAYTIDRLDKASKAVFPLRNIRAGHKYTAFIHEDSLYAPHLDYLAYELSVTDYVVFGFHDNDSVSVRRDCKDYTLRRTKKSAVINSSLWGAIMEQDLPYALAAELEDIYQWTVDFFGIQKGDGFTVIYDERFIDDSVSVGIGRVWGAKFSQGGKEYYAIPFRQGNKIQYWEADGASLRKQMLKAPLKYSRISSKFTYARKHPIYKVYRPHTGVDYAAPKGTPVHAVADGTVIFKGWGGGGGNTLKIKHPGGLQTGYLHLSGYAKGITKGSRVSQGQLIGYVGSTGASTGPHLDYRVWKNGTPIDPLKIPQEPAEPISKENRALFEYVRDRITAELCGDVKPEEQITQLDSLVLPAAVAQPQQ; this is encoded by the coding sequence ATGAAAAGTCTGAAAGTTACCATATGCGCCCTGCTGCTGCTGACCGCAGGCGCCTGCAACCGGACGCAGGGTCCGGCGGCCGAAACGGAAGGGACGGAGGAGGCCCGGAATCTGCTCTACGGCATCGATGCCGACAACTACCGCACCGAAACGGGCGAGGTGGGGTCCGGGGAGACGATGGGCAAAATACTCAACGGATTCGGCGTCTCGGCCTACACGATCGACCGGCTGGACAAGGCGTCGAAAGCGGTCTTCCCGCTGCGCAACATCCGCGCGGGGCACAAGTACACCGCCTTCATCCACGAGGACTCGCTCTACGCCCCGCACCTCGATTATCTGGCCTACGAACTCTCGGTGACGGACTATGTGGTCTTCGGGTTCCACGACAACGATTCGGTGTCGGTGCGCCGCGACTGCAAGGACTACACGCTGCGCCGCACGAAGAAAAGCGCCGTCATCAACTCCTCGCTGTGGGGCGCCATCATGGAGCAGGACCTGCCCTATGCGCTGGCCGCCGAGTTGGAGGACATCTACCAGTGGACGGTCGATTTCTTCGGCATCCAGAAGGGCGACGGCTTCACGGTGATCTACGACGAACGCTTCATCGACGATTCGGTGTCGGTGGGCATCGGACGTGTCTGGGGTGCGAAATTCTCGCAGGGCGGCAAGGAGTATTACGCCATTCCGTTCCGTCAGGGCAACAAGATCCAATACTGGGAGGCCGACGGCGCAAGTCTTCGCAAGCAGATGCTCAAGGCGCCGCTGAAATACTCACGCATCAGCTCGAAATTCACCTACGCCCGCAAGCACCCTATTTATAAGGTCTACCGCCCGCACACGGGCGTCGACTACGCCGCGCCGAAAGGCACGCCCGTACACGCCGTGGCCGACGGCACGGTGATCTTCAAAGGCTGGGGCGGCGGTGGCGGCAACACGCTCAAGATCAAACACCCGGGCGGTCTGCAAACGGGTTATCTGCACCTGAGCGGCTACGCCAAGGGCATCACGAAAGGGTCGCGCGTGTCGCAGGGCCAACTGATCGGCTACGTCGGTTCGACGGGCGCCTCGACGGGTCCCCACCTCGACTACCGCGTCTGGAAGAACGGCACGCCGATCGACCCGCTGAAAATCCCGCAGGAACCCGCCGAGCCGATCTCAAAGGAGAACCGTGCGCTGTTCGAATATGTCCGCGACCGCATCACGGCCGAGCTTTGCGGCGACGTGAAGCCCGAGGAGCAGATCACGCAACTGGATTCGCTCGTCCTGCCCGCGGCCGTCGCACAACCCCAGCAGTAA
- the lpxK gene encoding tetraacyldisaccharide 4'-kinase, whose amino-acid sequence MLKFLLAPAAVLYKAGVTFRHRLFDWGILKSEKFDIPIVCIGNITVGGTGKTPMAEMVIAYMAQMHNVALLSRGYGRRTKGYREVRCDSHYRDVGDEPLQIKLKFPDTVVAVCEKRSEGIRRIRAEHPEVDLIVMDDGFQHRYVEPKINIVMIDATRPVQHDRMLPLGTLRDLPEELHRAHYFVVTKCPERMAPIDRRILRKVLIQVAYQRVYFTRFESFMPQPLFAGEAPGEPLVQGRPVIALSGIGNPKPFLQTLRERYTVVAEMTLDDHHVYKVRDMNALKALLAEHPGAVIVTTEKDAVKMTNRDKIPEAIRRSLYYLPINISFIEDSATDFLQKLEEDVRGN is encoded by the coding sequence ATGTTGAAATTCCTGCTCGCACCTGCGGCTGTCCTCTATAAAGCGGGGGTGACGTTCCGTCACCGTCTCTTCGACTGGGGTATCCTCAAAAGCGAGAAATTCGACATTCCGATCGTCTGCATCGGCAACATCACCGTCGGCGGCACGGGCAAGACCCCGATGGCCGAGATGGTGATCGCTTACATGGCGCAGATGCACAACGTGGCGCTGCTCTCGCGCGGCTACGGGCGGCGTACGAAAGGGTACCGGGAGGTACGCTGCGATTCGCATTACCGCGACGTGGGGGACGAACCGCTGCAGATCAAGCTCAAATTCCCCGACACGGTGGTCGCCGTCTGCGAGAAGCGTTCCGAGGGCATCCGCCGCATCCGCGCCGAGCATCCCGAGGTCGACCTGATCGTGATGGACGACGGCTTCCAGCACCGCTATGTGGAGCCGAAGATCAACATCGTGATGATCGACGCCACGCGTCCCGTCCAGCACGACCGGATGCTGCCGCTGGGTACGCTGCGCGACCTGCCCGAGGAGCTGCACCGCGCCCACTATTTCGTGGTCACGAAGTGCCCCGAGCGGATGGCGCCCATCGACCGGCGCATCCTGCGCAAGGTGCTGATTCAGGTGGCCTACCAGCGGGTCTATTTCACCCGTTTCGAGAGTTTCATGCCCCAGCCGCTCTTTGCCGGCGAGGCCCCCGGCGAGCCGCTGGTTCAGGGGCGCCCGGTGATCGCCCTTTCGGGCATCGGCAACCCCAAACCCTTCCTGCAAACCCTCCGCGAACGCTATACGGTCGTCGCCGAGATGACGCTCGACGACCACCATGTCTACAAGGTCCGCGACATGAACGCTTTGAAAGCCCTGCTGGCGGAGCATCCCGGCGCGGTGATTGTAACGACGGAGAAGGATGCGGTGAAGATGACCAACCGGGACAAGATTCCCGAAGCGATCCGCCGCAGCTTATATTATCTACCGATAAATATTTCATTCATAGAGGATTCGGCAACGGATTTTCTGCAAAAACTGGAAGAAGATGTTAGAGGAAATTAA
- a CDS encoding purine-nucleoside phosphorylase — translation MLEEIKKTAAFIQAETRDFAPEVGIVLGTGLGDFADRIDTQFAIEYKNIPGFPVSTVEGHKGRMIFGTIEGRRVVAMQGRFHYYEGYTMQQVTFPVRVMQQLGIRYLFVSNASGGINTSFRVGDLMVITDHINLMPNPLIGPNIAELGPRFPDMHNCYDKSLIAAATKIAEEENIKLQYGVYVGGTGPTFETQAEYRYFKAIGGDAAGMSTVPEVIVARHMSVPVFGVSVITNCGLSDEVGDHEDVQRQGKKAGVRMEVLFRKMIKNLK, via the coding sequence ATGTTAGAGGAAATTAAGAAAACAGCCGCTTTCATTCAGGCCGAGACCCGGGATTTCGCTCCCGAAGTCGGCATCGTTCTCGGTACGGGACTGGGCGATTTCGCCGACCGGATCGACACGCAATTCGCCATCGAATATAAGAACATCCCCGGTTTCCCCGTCTCGACGGTCGAGGGCCACAAGGGCCGGATGATCTTCGGGACGATCGAGGGCCGCAGGGTCGTCGCCATGCAGGGCCGCTTCCACTACTACGAGGGTTATACGATGCAGCAGGTGACCTTCCCCGTGCGCGTGATGCAGCAGTTGGGTATCCGATACCTCTTCGTGTCGAACGCCTCGGGGGGTATCAACACCTCGTTCCGCGTGGGCGACCTGATGGTCATTACCGACCATATCAACCTGATGCCCAACCCGCTGATCGGTCCCAACATCGCCGAGCTGGGGCCTCGCTTCCCGGACATGCACAATTGCTACGACAAGTCGCTGATCGCCGCGGCCACGAAGATCGCCGAGGAGGAGAATATCAAACTCCAGTACGGCGTCTATGTTGGCGGCACGGGCCCGACGTTCGAGACGCAGGCCGAATACCGCTATTTCAAAGCCATCGGCGGCGATGCCGCAGGCATGTCGACGGTTCCCGAGGTGATCGTGGCGCGGCACATGTCGGTTCCGGTCTTCGGCGTGTCGGTTATCACCAACTGCGGTCTTTCGGACGAGGTGGGCGACCACGAGGACGTGCAGCGGCAGGGCAAAAAGGCTGGTGTGCGCATGGAGGTTCTTTTCCGCAAAATGATTAAAAATCTTAAATAA
- a CDS encoding single-stranded DNA-binding protein, which translates to MVNKVILIGNVGMDPEVRTLEGGAKVARVRLATTERLFDRQANETKEHTEWHTITLWRGLADVVDRYVKKGSQIYIEGRLRTREWMDKDNNKRYTTEILADTMNLLGRRSDNPASEGAPAYGGQQQGGYQQSGYQQPAAAPQPQPAASPSVPADDPDDLPF; encoded by the coding sequence ATGGTAAACAAGGTAATACTGATCGGCAACGTGGGCATGGACCCCGAAGTGCGCACGCTCGAGGGCGGCGCAAAGGTCGCCCGCGTCCGTCTGGCTACGACCGAACGGCTGTTCGACCGTCAGGCCAACGAAACGAAGGAACACACCGAATGGCATACGATCACGCTGTGGCGGGGTCTGGCCGACGTCGTGGACCGCTATGTGAAGAAGGGTTCGCAAATCTACATCGAGGGGCGCCTGCGCACCCGCGAGTGGATGGACAAGGACAACAACAAACGTTATACGACCGAGATTCTGGCCGACACGATGAACCTGCTGGGCCGTCGTTCGGACAATCCGGCTTCGGAGGGCGCTCCCGCCTACGGCGGTCAGCAGCAGGGCGGATACCAGCAAAGCGGCTATCAGCAGCCTGCGGCGGCTCCGCAGCCCCAGCCCGCAGCGTCTCCCTCCGTTCCGGCGGACGATCCCGACGACCTGCCGTTCTGA
- a CDS encoding LytR/AlgR family response regulator transcription factor produces MKAIIIEDEPLSAAELRTSLAEVAPHIEVVATASSVAEAVETIARVDHDLIFMDIHLEDGSGFDIFERADISVPVIFITAYDSYALKAFENKGIDYLLKPFGRDDLRRAIDKLGLLSGGGIASAEHSAPTQTPPTYQERFLVHMGARMKSVTTAEIAYFMADGKYLHLMTHDGKDYILDRSLTDVGEKLPPNLFFRINRRFIVSFDAIREMIRYSGSRIKVLLNPPLAEGEEAFVSTDRVQDFRQWLNR; encoded by the coding sequence ATGAAAGCCATTATCATCGAAGACGAGCCGTTGTCGGCTGCCGAGCTGCGCACGTCGCTGGCCGAGGTGGCACCCCACATCGAGGTCGTAGCCACGGCATCGTCGGTCGCAGAAGCGGTCGAGACGATAGCTCGTGTCGATCACGACCTGATCTTCATGGACATTCATCTCGAAGACGGCAGCGGATTCGATATTTTCGAACGCGCGGACATCTCCGTGCCGGTCATTTTCATCACGGCCTACGACTCCTATGCGCTGAAAGCCTTCGAGAACAAAGGCATCGACTACCTGCTGAAACCCTTCGGCCGCGACGACCTCAGGCGGGCCATAGATAAGCTCGGACTGTTGTCGGGGGGGGGAATTGCGTCTGCGGAGCACAGCGCCCCGACGCAGACGCCTCCGACGTATCAGGAACGATTCCTCGTACACATGGGCGCCCGGATGAAATCGGTCACCACGGCGGAGATCGCCTATTTCATGGCTGACGGCAAATACCTCCACCTGATGACGCACGACGGGAAAGACTACATCCTCGACCGTTCGCTGACCGACGTTGGCGAGAAGCTGCCGCCGAACCTCTTTTTCCGCATCAACCGCCGTTTCATCGTCTCGTTCGACGCCATCCGGGAGATGATTCGCTACTCGGGAAGCCGCATCAAGGTCCTGCTCAACCCGCCCCTCGCCGAAGGCGAAGAGGCGTTCGTCAGCACCGACCGCGTGCAGGATTTCCGGCAGTGGCTGAACCGGTAG